One window of the Bos indicus isolate NIAB-ARS_2022 breed Sahiwal x Tharparkar chromosome 15, NIAB-ARS_B.indTharparkar_mat_pri_1.0, whole genome shotgun sequence genome contains the following:
- the OR4X1 gene encoding olfactory receptor 4X1 — MAATSNVTEIIFLGFSQNQGAQKVISVLFLLLYVAILLGNGLIVVTIMAGKGLTSPMYLFLSYLSFAEICYCSVTAPKLILDSFMERKVISLKGCITQIFFLHFFGGTEIFLLTLMAYDRYVAICKPLHYTVVMNRRACGLLVGAAWGGGLLHSVGQTVLIFQLPLCGPKVLDHYFCDVHPVLKLACSDTFLISMLIITNGGSISVVSFTGLLASYVVILRSLRTQTSEGRRKALSTCASHLAVVALFFVPCSFVYMRPCVTLPADKIVAVFYTVVTPLLNPVIYSFRNAEVQNALRRLMGRKGSWEEK, encoded by the coding sequence ATGGCTGCTACAAGCAATGTGACTGAAATCATTTTCTTGGGATTCTCCCAGAACCAGGGTGCCCAGAAGGTCATTTCTGTGCTGTTTCTCCTCTTGTACGTGGCCATCCTGCTGGGTAATGGCCTCATTGTGGTGACCATCATGGCCGGCAAAGGGCTCACCTCCCCCATGTATCTATTCCTCAGCTACTTGTCCTTTGCGGAGATCTGCTACTGTTCTGTCACAGCCCCCAAACTCATCCTGGACTCTTTTATGGAGAGGAAAGTCATTTCCCTCAAGGGCTGCATCACACAGatatttttcctccatttctttggtGGCACCGAGATCTTTCTCCTGACGCTGATGGCCTACGAccgctacgtggccatctgcaagcccctGCACTACACGGTCGTCATGAACCGAAGGGCGTGTGGCCTCCTGGTGGGGGCAGCATGGGGTGGGGGCTTACTGCATTCGGTTGGGCAAACCGTCCTCATCTTCCAGCTGCCCTTATGTGGCCCCAAGGTCCTTGACCACTACTTCTGTGATGTCCACCCGGTGCTGAAGCTGGCCTGCTCAGACACCTTCCTCATCAGCATGCTGATCATCACCAATGGTGGCTCCATCTCAGTGGTCAGCTTCACGGGGCTGCTTGCTTCCTACGTGGTCATCCTGCGCTCCCTGAGGACCCAGACCTCAGAAGGCCGGCGCAAGGCCCTCTCCACCTGCGCCTCCCATCTTGCAGTCGTGGCCCTGTTCTTCGTCCCCTGTTCCTTTGTCTACATGAGGCCCTGTGTCACCCTCCCTGCAGACAAAATAGTCGCTGTGTTTTACACGGTGGTCACACCTCTCTTAAACCCCGTCATTTACTCCTTCAGGAATGCTGAAGTGCAAAACGCCCTAAGGAGACTGATGGGGAGGAAAGGGAGTtgggaagagaaataa
- the LOC109569948 gene encoding olfactory receptor 4S1 — protein MAAYVYTSIMLSQFIPPSLPPTVSISPFSMGSFLISCSLCPCRPNQIVSAQDRQSMGAKNNVTEFVLLGLFWSREMQRACFLVFSLLHVLTVLGNLLVIVTINASKTLHAPMYFFLCHLSFADMCYPSASTPKMIADTLVERKTISFEGCMTQLFSAHFFGGTEIFLLTAMAYDRYVAICRPLHYATIMGRRKCGLLAGASWVAGFLHSILQTLLTVQLPFCGPNEIDSFFCDVHPLLKLACADTYVVGLIVVANSGMISLVSFIILIISYVVILLNLRSRSSESRRKALSTCGSHIITVLLVLLPPMFMYIRPSTTLAADKLVILFNIVMPPLLNPLIYTLRNSEVKNAMRKIFRVKGSSRGEVKLQGFS, from the coding sequence ATGGCAGCCTATGTATATACGTCAATAatgctctctcagttcatcccgcCCTCCCTaccccccactgtgtccataagcCCCTTCTCTATGGGAAGCTTTCTTATATCCTGCAGTTTGTGTCCTTGCAGACCTAACCAGATTGTCAGTGCTCAGGATAGACAATCCATGGGCGCCAAGAACAACGTGACTGAGTTCGTCTTGCTCGGCCTTTTCTGGAGCCGGGAGATGCAACGTGCCTGCTTCCTGGTCTTCTCTCTCTTACACGTGCTCACGGTCCTGGGGAACCTTCTGGTCATCGTCACCATCAACGCCAGCAAGACCCTGCACgctcccatgtacttcttcctctgccACTTGTCCTTTGCCGACATGTGCTATCCATCCGCTTCCACACCCAAGATGATTGCTGACACCTTGGTGGAGCGCAAGACCATCTCCTTCGAGGGCTGCATGACCCAGCTCTTTTCTGCCCACTTTTTTGGTGGCACCGAGATCTTCCTCCTCACggccatggcctatgaccgctatgtggccatctgtcgGCCCCTGCACTACGCGACCATCATGGGCCGCCGGAAGTGCGGCCTGCTGGCGGGGGCCTCCTGGGTGGCTGGCTTCCTGCATTCCATCCTGCAGACGCTCCTCACGGTCCAGCTGCCCTTCTGTGGGCCCAACGAGATCGACAGCTTCTTCTGTGACGTCCATCCCCTGCTGAAGCTGGCCTGTGCGGACACCTACGTGGTGGGGCTCATCGTGGTGGCCAACAGCGGCATGATTTCTTTAGTGTCCTTCATCATCCTTATCATCTCCTATGTGGTCATCCTACTGAACCTGAGAAGCCGGTCTTCTGAGAGCCGGCGCAAGGCTCTGTCCACATGCGGCTCACATATCATCACTGTGCTTCTGGTCCTGCTGCCCCCCATGTTCATGTACATTCGACCCTCCACCACCCTGGCCGCTGACAAACTCGTCATCCTCTTTAACATCGTCATGCCACCTTTGCTGAACCCTCTGATCTACACGCTGAGGAACAGTGAGGTGAAAAATGCCATGAGGAAGATCTTCAGGGTCAAGGGGAGCTCGCGGGGAGAAGTGAAACTACAAGGCTTCTCATGA